In Scophthalmus maximus strain ysfricsl-2021 chromosome 16, ASM2237912v1, whole genome shotgun sequence, the following proteins share a genomic window:
- the LOC118287737 gene encoding dynein axonemal assembly factor 3, whose translation MSAGRASEGVGCITWWGFSPALDLMRTGPVRREGEVNVLLVGSGDPRHILKTIAGLRSEESLHVWVIENSMEVVARQLLLLYLALVPQENMGFNEKTEVFLEVFGNSEIRSQTEETLRRAASQLSLCVTEAMETAAHPCLNTTLLKFKERDELARIFKLWNPPHSPSSSSEGSVPIVMSKVWDYRVRQHLGTRYDSRKGCFDWDLTMKLHEKGGGVINKQQYAQWRERGLAFEMREGVYQSTNPSLLSLRVFHQNGKKVAVRGYWGDIVSSPYLSFGIETDDKSLLQTQNGQHIKTAQDVSSANVQALFQWLSSRRGCPSAAQPETEREESPEQTDQKSVTVNDLMRLNGISVTFLPLDSIHKLPEKKKYSHFFNTIYLAASCVHQLDLTMKQIAAPDAVVVMELAKYILDLNKEQEASFVKKVASIALNAGFEPWHEEKSDDVHAVFIPQKE comes from the exons GCCCTGTGAGACGAGAAGGGGAGGTCAATGTTCTGCTGGTGGGCAGTGGAGATCCACGACATATATTGAAGACCATTGCTGGTTTGCGGAGTGAAGAAAGCCTTCAT GTGTGGGTGATAGAAAACAGCATGGAGGTGGTGGCgagacagctgctgctcctctacCTGGCACTGGTGCCACAGGAAAACATGGGATTCAATg aaaagacagaggttTTCTTAGAGGTGTTTGGAAACAGTGAGATCCGCAGTCAGACGGAGGAAACACTGAGACGTGCAGCATCGCAGCTTTCTCTGTGTGTAACCGAAGCAATGGAGACAGCCGCACACCCCTGTCTGAACACAACCCTCCTCAAG TTCAAGGAGCGAGATGAGCTGGCCAGGATATTCAAACTGTGGAACCCGCCTCATTCGCCATCATCTTCATCCGAGGGTTCTGTTCCAATCGTCATGTCCAAAGTTTGGGATTATCGGGTCCGGCAACACCTTGGAACTCGCTATGACTCCAGGAAAGGCTGCTTCGACTGGGACCTTACAATGAAACTGCATGAGAAAGGG GGTGGTGTcatcaacaaacaacaatatgCGCAATGGAGGGAACGGGGTTTGGCGTTTGAAATGAGAGAAGGTGTCTACCAAAGTACCAATCCAAGTTTGCTCTCATTAAGAGTGTTCCATCAG AATGGCAAGAAAGTGGCTGTAAGAGGTTACTGGGGAGACATAGTATCCAGTCCTTACCTCTCCTTTGGCATTGAAACGGATGACAAGAGCCTACTCCAGACACAGAATGGGCAACACATTAAG ACAGCCCAGGACGTCTCCTCTGCAAATGTGCAGGCATTGTTCCAGTGGCTGTCCAGTAGACGGGGCTGCCCCTCTGCTGCTCAgccagagacggagagggaggagtCACCCGAACAGACAGACCAAAAATCTGTCACCGTTAATG ACTTGATGCGTCTGAACGGGATCTCTGTGACCTTCCTGCCTCTGGATTCAATTCACAagctgccagaaaaaaaaaaatactcccaCTTCTTCAACACCATCTACCTCGCCGCCAG CTGCGTGCACCAGCTGGACCTGACGATGAAGCAGATTGCAGCACCAGACGCTGTGGTTGTCATGGAGTTGGCCAA GTACATTTTGGATCTGAACAAAGAGCAAGAAGCGAGCTTTGTGAAGAAAGTGGCGAGCATCGCTCTGAATGCTGGATTTGAACCGTGGCACGAGGAGAAGAGTGACGACGTCCATGCGGTTTTCATACCACAGAAAGAGTAA
- the LOC118287739 gene encoding troponin T, slow skeletal muscle-like isoform X2, whose translation MSDLEDHGGHQEEDDEEQGEGERPKYKPQVTQLAAPKIPEGERVDFDDIHRKRMEKDLLELQTLIDVHFEQRKKEEQELIGLKDRIESRRAERAEQQRVRAEKERDRQTRIAEERQRKEDEEAKKRAEDEAKKKKVLSNMGAHFGGFLAKVEQRRGKRQTAREIKKKTLAERRKPLGIEMLREDGLRERAKEMWECIYHLESEKFDLTEKMRRQKYEINVLLNRIQHAQKFKKVHGKGKVGGRWK comes from the exons ATGTCTGATTTGGAAGATCATGG agggcATCAGGAGG aaGACGacgaggagcagggagagggag AACGCCCCAAATACAa GCCACAGGTCACACAGCTTGCTGCCCCTAAAATCCCTGAAGGGGAGAGGGTTGACTTTGAC GATATCCACAGGAAAAGGATGGAGAAAGATCTTCTGGAGCTGCAGACTCTGATCGATGTTCACtttgagcagaggaagaaagaggaacagGAGCTGATCGGACTCAAAGACAGGATT GAGAGCCGGCGGGCAGAAAGAGCCGAGCAGCAGCGAGTGAGGGCAGAAAAAGAGCGAGACAGACAAACGCGGATTGCG gaggagaggcagaggaaggaggatgaagaggctAAAAAGAGGGCTGAGGATgaggccaagaagaagaaagtgctCTCCAACATGGGCGCTCACTTCGGAGGGTTCCTGGCCAAG GTAGAGCAGAGGCGTGGAAAAAGGCAAACTGCGAGGGAAATCAAGAAGAAGACTCTGGCGGAGAGACGCAAACCACTGGGTATTGAGATGCTGAGAGAGGACGGTCTGAG agagagagcaaaggagaTGTGGGAATGCATCTACCATCTGGAGTCAGAGAAATTTGACCTCACTGAGAAAATGAGAAGGCAGAAGTATGAG ataaatGTTCTCCTCAACAGAATCCAGCATGCTCAGAAATT CAAAAAGGTCCATGGCAAGGGGAAAGTTGGAGGACGCTGGAAGTGA
- the LOC118287739 gene encoding troponin T, slow skeletal muscle-like isoform X1 — protein sequence MSDLEDHGGHQEEDDEEQGEGEERPKYKPQVTQLAAPKIPEGERVDFDDIHRKRMEKDLLELQTLIDVHFEQRKKEEQELIGLKDRIESRRAERAEQQRVRAEKERDRQTRIAEERQRKEDEEAKKRAEDEAKKKKVLSNMGAHFGGFLAKVEQRRGKRQTAREIKKKTLAERRKPLGIEMLREDGLRERAKEMWECIYHLESEKFDLTEKMRRQKYEINVLLNRIQHAQKFKKVHGKGKVGGRWK from the exons ATGTCTGATTTGGAAGATCATGG agggcATCAGGAGG aaGACGacgaggagcagggagagggag AAGAACGCCCCAAATACAa GCCACAGGTCACACAGCTTGCTGCCCCTAAAATCCCTGAAGGGGAGAGGGTTGACTTTGAC GATATCCACAGGAAAAGGATGGAGAAAGATCTTCTGGAGCTGCAGACTCTGATCGATGTTCACtttgagcagaggaagaaagaggaacagGAGCTGATCGGACTCAAAGACAGGATT GAGAGCCGGCGGGCAGAAAGAGCCGAGCAGCAGCGAGTGAGGGCAGAAAAAGAGCGAGACAGACAAACGCGGATTGCG gaggagaggcagaggaaggaggatgaagaggctAAAAAGAGGGCTGAGGATgaggccaagaagaagaaagtgctCTCCAACATGGGCGCTCACTTCGGAGGGTTCCTGGCCAAG GTAGAGCAGAGGCGTGGAAAAAGGCAAACTGCGAGGGAAATCAAGAAGAAGACTCTGGCGGAGAGACGCAAACCACTGGGTATTGAGATGCTGAGAGAGGACGGTCTGAG agagagagcaaaggagaTGTGGGAATGCATCTACCATCTGGAGTCAGAGAAATTTGACCTCACTGAGAAAATGAGAAGGCAGAAGTATGAG ataaatGTTCTCCTCAACAGAATCCAGCATGCTCAGAAATT CAAAAAGGTCCATGGCAAGGGGAAAGTTGGAGGACGCTGGAAGTGA
- the LOC118287972 gene encoding secretory phospholipase A2 receptor-like, with product MSWPNAQSYCRSNYTDLATVDNCGDMERLKDMAVASGVKTETWIGLTRADSASWLWSLGETGMSHESANFTNWDPLTDPSHECGGMTAEGRWLGAPCATTLPFVCQEDEASGALHVILQNKTWKLAREYCQLNNMDLASARSWDENDAVEAVIYESRSSLSLFWIGLVKDMWEWSDQSNSSFRAWSTSQPNNDGQCTLYKPSDNTWFDRGCANNYPFYCYIGKRKGNFKQVVRVEMTSNSRFNLDDPAMSEAILIQIQKKYEGVKLRWNVQPDGKIFQRKEEKKVNDAPSQS from the exons ATGAGCTGGCCCAACGCCCAGAGCTACTGCAGGAGTAACTACACTGACCTCGCCACCGTCGACAACTGCGGTGACATGGAGCGGCTGAAGGACATGGCGGTGGCCAGCGGTGTGAAAACAGAAACCTGGATTGGTCTGACGCGGGCCGACAGCGCGTCCTGGCTCTGGTCTTTGGGGGAAACGGGGATGAGCCATGAGTCAGCCAACTTCACTAACTGGGACCCTTTGACCGATCCCAGTCACGAATGTGGAGGCATGACAGCTGAGGGGCGGTGGCTCGGTGCACCGTGTGCAACAACTCTGCCTTTTGTCTGTCAGGAAG ATGAGGCGTCCGGTGCGTTGCATGTCATTCTTCAAAATAAGACGTGGAAGCTGGCCAGAGAGTACTGTCAACTAAACAACATGGACTTGGCCAGTGCAAGGAGCTGGGACGAAAATGACGCCGTAGAGGCAGTAATATATGAGAGCAGGTCATCACTGTCCTTGTTCTGGATCGGTTTGGTCAAGGATATGTGGGAATGGTCGGACCAGAGCAATAGTTCCTTCAGAGCCTGGTCCACATCTCAGCCGAATAATGATGGACAGTGCACATTGTATAAGCCCTCTGACAACACATGGTTTGACAGAGGTTGTGCTAACAATTATCCCTTCTACTGCTATATTG GCAAAAGGAAAGGGAACTTCAAGCAGGTTGTGAGGGTGGAAATGACATCAAATTCACGCTTTAACTTGGACGATCCTGCAATGAGTGAAGCCATTTTGATCCAA ATTCAAAAAAAGTATGAAGGGGTCAAACTTCGATGGAACGTCCAGCCGGACGGGAAGATTTtccagagaaaagaagagaagaaagtaAATGATGCCCCGTCACAAAGTTAG
- the LOC118287970 gene encoding carnitine O-palmitoyltransferase 1, liver isoform isoform X1, whose amino-acid sequence MAEAHQAVAFQFTVTPEGIDLQLSHQALTEIYLSGVRSWKKRIIRLKNSVITGVYPASPSSWLFVVIAILATMYTRSDPSMGLIAKIQEHLPVSQSMSTQCQAVVSAVLFSTMLWLLLIFTMRLCLKQLLSYHRWMFEQHGKMSTTTKVWVALVRIFSGRKPLLYSYQGSLPNLPVPTVKDTVKRYLESVRPLTDDSQYERMTQLATEFESSLGNRLQWYLKLKALWASNYVSDWWEEYVYLRGRSPLMVNSNYYGMDFLYVTPTPIQAARAGNSIHAFFLYRRKLNREEIKPSRIPGTVIPLCAAQCERIFNTARTPGEETDSVQHWQDSDYIVVYHRGRYFRLRVYQAGRLLSPREIEFQIQRILDDTSPPSKGEAKLGALTAGDRIPWAQARKKHFGSGVNKRSLDCIERAAFFVTLDDDEQGMLGDDPEASLDRYAKSLLHGKCYDRWFDKSFSVVYFKNGKTGINAEHSWADAPVVAHLWEYTLATDCFQLGYNAEGHCKGEVDSSLPRPQKLNWEIAPECEEQISQSLTVAQALADDLDFHVLSFKDFGKGRVKRCRVSPDAFVQMALQLAYYRNRRTFCLTYEASMTRLFREGRTETVRSCTSESSAFVRALEGGEAAEVCRRLFRSASEKHQQLYRLAMTGAGIDRHLFCLYVVSKYLGVESPFLKEVLSEPWRLSTSQTPVQQVELFDMVNHPEYISCGGGFGPVADDGYGVSYYVLGDSMINFHISCKHSCPDTDAHKFGAEIRKALHDLIQLLSPSHREPSKVGESRHEFKKDL is encoded by the exons ATGGCAGAAGCCCACCAGGCAGTGGCCTTCCAGTTCACTGTGACGCCAGAGGGCATCGATCTGCAGCTGTCCCACCAGGCTCTCACTGAGATCTACCTCTCGGGTGTGCGCTCCTGGAAGAAGCGTATCATAAGACTTAAG AACAGTGTGATAACTGGGGTCTATCCTGCTAGCCCCTCCTCATGGCTTTTTGTGGTCATAGCGATCCTGGCTACCATGTACACTCGGTCCGACCCCTCCATGGGCCTCATAGCCAAGATACAGGAGCACTTACCAGTCAG CCAGTCGATGAGTACCCAGTGCCAGGCGGTGGTGTCCGCGGTGCTCTTCAGCACCATGCTATGGCTCTTGCTCATCTTCACCATGCGCCTGTGCCTCAAGCAGCTCCTCTCCTACCACCGCTGGATGTTTGAGCAACACGGCAAAatgtccaccaccaccaaagtCTGGGtg GCGCTGGTGCGGATCTTTTCTGGCAGGAAGCCTCTTCTCTACAGCTACCAGGGATCACTGCCAAACCTGCCTGTGCCCACTGTCAAGGACACAGTCAAGAGG TACTTGGAGTCCGTGCGTCCGCTGACGGATGACTCGCAGTATGAGCGTATGACACAGCTGGCCACAGAGTTTGAGAGCAGCCTCGGTAACCGCCTGCAGTGGTACCTCAAACTCAAAGCTCTCTGGGCATCAAACTAC GTCAGTGATTGGTGGGAGGAATACGTCTACCTGCGAGGACGAAGCCCGCTCATGGTCAACAGTAACTACTATGGTATG GACTTCTTGTACGTGACGCCCACACCCATTCAGGCGGCCCGGGCAGGCAACAGCATCCACGCATTCTTCCTGTACCGTCGCAAACTCAACAGAGAGGAGATTAAACCT AGTCGTATACCCGGCACTGTCATTCCTCTGTGTGCAGCTCAGTGTGAGAGGATATTCAACACCGCACGCACTCCTGGAGAGGAGACGG ACTCTGTGCAACATTGGCAGGACAGTGACTACATAGTGGTTTACCACAGGGGTCGCTACTTTCGCCTGAGGGTATACCAGGCAGGCAGACTCCTGTCCCCCAGGGAGATCGAATTCCAAATTCAGAGGATCCTCGATGACACGTCACCTCCTTCCAAAGGAGAGGCCAAACTCGGGGCCCTGACCGCTGGAGACAG AATTCCATGGGCTCAAGCCAGGAAGAAGCATTTCGGCAGCGGGGTCAATAAGCGCTCTTTGGACTGCATCGAGAGAGCCGCCTTCTTCGTGACCCTGGACGACGACGAACAGGGCATGCTGGGAGACGACCCCGAGGCCAGTTTAGATCGATATGCCAAGTCCTTGTTGCATGGGAAATGTTACGACAG GTGGTTTGACAAGTCCTTTTCAGTAGTTTACTTCAAGAATGGAAAGACCGGCATAAACGCAGAGCACTCGTGGGCCGATGCACCAGTGGTGGCTCACTTGTGGGAG TACACCTTGGCCACTGACTGCTTCCAGCTGGGCTACAACGCAGAGGGTCACTGCAAAGGAGAAGTGGATTCATCACTACCCCGACCACAGAAGCTGAACTGGGAAATCGCTCCTGAA tgtgaGGAGCAGATCTCCCAGTCCCTGACGGTGGCCCAGGCCCTCGCCGATGACTTGGACTTCCACGTTTTATCCTTCAAAGACTTTGGCAAAGGCAGGGTGAAGAGGTGTCGAGTCAGTCCAGATGCCTTCGTTCAAATGGCTCTGCAGCTGGCCTACTACAGG AACCGGAGGACGTTCTGTCTGACGTACGAAGCCTCCATGACCCGTCTGTTCAGGGAGGGCAGGACCGAGACTGTTCGCTCCTGTACCAGCGAGAGCTCCGCCTTCGTCCGAGCGCTGGAAGGCGGAGAG GCAGCAGAGGTTTGTAGGCGTTTGTTCCGCTCAGCGTCAGAAAAGCACCAGCAACTATACCGCTTGGCTATGACAGGAGCCGGTATCGACAGACACCTCTTCTGCCTCTACGTGGTTTCCAAATACCTCGGAGTGGAGTCTCCTTTCTTGAAAGAG GTGCTGTCCGAGCCCTGGCGGCTGTCCACCAGTCAGACTCCTGTCCAGCAGGTGGAGCTCTTTGACATGGTCAACCACCCAGAGTACATCTCCTGTGGAGGGGGCTTCGGTCCG GTGGCTGACGATGGTTATGGGGTGTCCTACTACGTTTTGGGAGACAGCATGATTAACTTCCACATCTCGTGCAAGCACTCATGTCCAGACACT GACGCCCATAAGTTTGGTGCCGAGATCAGAAAAGCCCTGCACGACCTGATACAGCTGCTGAGCCCCAGCCACAGAGAACCCAGCAAAGTGGGGGAGAGTCGGCACGAGTTCAAGAAAGACCTGTAG
- the LOC118287970 gene encoding carnitine O-palmitoyltransferase 1, liver isoform isoform X2, with amino-acid sequence MAEAHQAVAFQFTVTPEGIDLQLSHQALTEIYLSGVRSWKKRIIRLKNSVITGVYPASPSSWLFVVIAILATMYTRSDPSMGLIAKIQEHLPVSQSMSTQCQAVVSAVLFSTMLWLLLIFTMRLCLKQLLSYHRWMFEQHGKMSTTTKVWVALVRIFSGRKPLLYSYQGSLPNLPVPTVKDTVKRYLESVRPLTDDSQYERMTQLATEFESSLGNRLQWYLKLKALWASNYVSDWWEEYVYLRGRSPLMVNSNYYGMDFLYVTPTPIQAARAGNSIHAFFLYRRKLNREEIKPWLLRSAVPCCSYQFERMFDTCRIPGTLTDSVQHWQDSDYIVVYHRGRYFRLRVYQAGRLLSPREIEFQIQRILDDTSPPSKGEAKLGALTAGDRIPWAQARKKHFGSGVNKRSLDCIERAAFFVTLDDDEQGMLGDDPEASLDRYAKSLLHGKCYDRWFDKSFSVVYFKNGKTGINAEHSWADAPVVAHLWEYTLATDCFQLGYNAEGHCKGEVDSSLPRPQKLNWEIAPECEEQISQSLTVAQALADDLDFHVLSFKDFGKGRVKRCRVSPDAFVQMALQLAYYRNRRTFCLTYEASMTRLFREGRTETVRSCTSESSAFVRALEGGEAAEVCRRLFRSASEKHQQLYRLAMTGAGIDRHLFCLYVVSKYLGVESPFLKEVLSEPWRLSTSQTPVQQVELFDMVNHPEYISCGGGFGPVADDGYGVSYYVLGDSMINFHISCKHSCPDTDAHKFGAEIRKALHDLIQLLSPSHREPSKVGESRHEFKKDL; translated from the exons ATGGCAGAAGCCCACCAGGCAGTGGCCTTCCAGTTCACTGTGACGCCAGAGGGCATCGATCTGCAGCTGTCCCACCAGGCTCTCACTGAGATCTACCTCTCGGGTGTGCGCTCCTGGAAGAAGCGTATCATAAGACTTAAG AACAGTGTGATAACTGGGGTCTATCCTGCTAGCCCCTCCTCATGGCTTTTTGTGGTCATAGCGATCCTGGCTACCATGTACACTCGGTCCGACCCCTCCATGGGCCTCATAGCCAAGATACAGGAGCACTTACCAGTCAG CCAGTCGATGAGTACCCAGTGCCAGGCGGTGGTGTCCGCGGTGCTCTTCAGCACCATGCTATGGCTCTTGCTCATCTTCACCATGCGCCTGTGCCTCAAGCAGCTCCTCTCCTACCACCGCTGGATGTTTGAGCAACACGGCAAAatgtccaccaccaccaaagtCTGGGtg GCGCTGGTGCGGATCTTTTCTGGCAGGAAGCCTCTTCTCTACAGCTACCAGGGATCACTGCCAAACCTGCCTGTGCCCACTGTCAAGGACACAGTCAAGAGG TACTTGGAGTCCGTGCGTCCGCTGACGGATGACTCGCAGTATGAGCGTATGACACAGCTGGCCACAGAGTTTGAGAGCAGCCTCGGTAACCGCCTGCAGTGGTACCTCAAACTCAAAGCTCTCTGGGCATCAAACTAC GTCAGTGATTGGTGGGAGGAATACGTCTACCTGCGAGGACGAAGCCCGCTCATGGTCAACAGTAACTACTATGGTATG GACTTCTTGTACGTGACGCCCACACCCATTCAGGCGGCCCGGGCAGGCAACAGCATCCACGCATTCTTCCTGTACCGTCGCAAACTCAACAGAGAGGAGATTAAACCT TGGTTGTTGAGGTCTGCAGTTCCCTGCTGCTCCTATCAGTTTGAGCGGATGTTTGACACTTGTCGAATCCCTGGAACACTCACAG ACTCTGTGCAACATTGGCAGGACAGTGACTACATAGTGGTTTACCACAGGGGTCGCTACTTTCGCCTGAGGGTATACCAGGCAGGCAGACTCCTGTCCCCCAGGGAGATCGAATTCCAAATTCAGAGGATCCTCGATGACACGTCACCTCCTTCCAAAGGAGAGGCCAAACTCGGGGCCCTGACCGCTGGAGACAG AATTCCATGGGCTCAAGCCAGGAAGAAGCATTTCGGCAGCGGGGTCAATAAGCGCTCTTTGGACTGCATCGAGAGAGCCGCCTTCTTCGTGACCCTGGACGACGACGAACAGGGCATGCTGGGAGACGACCCCGAGGCCAGTTTAGATCGATATGCCAAGTCCTTGTTGCATGGGAAATGTTACGACAG GTGGTTTGACAAGTCCTTTTCAGTAGTTTACTTCAAGAATGGAAAGACCGGCATAAACGCAGAGCACTCGTGGGCCGATGCACCAGTGGTGGCTCACTTGTGGGAG TACACCTTGGCCACTGACTGCTTCCAGCTGGGCTACAACGCAGAGGGTCACTGCAAAGGAGAAGTGGATTCATCACTACCCCGACCACAGAAGCTGAACTGGGAAATCGCTCCTGAA tgtgaGGAGCAGATCTCCCAGTCCCTGACGGTGGCCCAGGCCCTCGCCGATGACTTGGACTTCCACGTTTTATCCTTCAAAGACTTTGGCAAAGGCAGGGTGAAGAGGTGTCGAGTCAGTCCAGATGCCTTCGTTCAAATGGCTCTGCAGCTGGCCTACTACAGG AACCGGAGGACGTTCTGTCTGACGTACGAAGCCTCCATGACCCGTCTGTTCAGGGAGGGCAGGACCGAGACTGTTCGCTCCTGTACCAGCGAGAGCTCCGCCTTCGTCCGAGCGCTGGAAGGCGGAGAG GCAGCAGAGGTTTGTAGGCGTTTGTTCCGCTCAGCGTCAGAAAAGCACCAGCAACTATACCGCTTGGCTATGACAGGAGCCGGTATCGACAGACACCTCTTCTGCCTCTACGTGGTTTCCAAATACCTCGGAGTGGAGTCTCCTTTCTTGAAAGAG GTGCTGTCCGAGCCCTGGCGGCTGTCCACCAGTCAGACTCCTGTCCAGCAGGTGGAGCTCTTTGACATGGTCAACCACCCAGAGTACATCTCCTGTGGAGGGGGCTTCGGTCCG GTGGCTGACGATGGTTATGGGGTGTCCTACTACGTTTTGGGAGACAGCATGATTAACTTCCACATCTCGTGCAAGCACTCATGTCCAGACACT GACGCCCATAAGTTTGGTGCCGAGATCAGAAAAGCCCTGCACGACCTGATACAGCTGCTGAGCCCCAGCCACAGAGAACCCAGCAAAGTGGGGGAGAGTCGGCACGAGTTCAAGAAAGACCTGTAG